One window from the genome of Phycisphaerae bacterium encodes:
- the ilvE gene encoding branched-chain-amino-acid transaminase, with protein MALKIWLNGKLVDEADAKISVFDHGLLYGDGVFEGIRVYSSRIFELDAHIKRLYDSAKAIRLDIPMGRDKLIKAVEKTVEANGVIDGYIRLVVTRGTGTLGLNPFICENAGLFIIADNIQLYPEELYEKGLKIISATTVRNHPLAIPPQVKSMNYLNNILAKIEALDVNAAEAVMYNHEGYVAEATGDNVFIVKDGVIYTPPVEAGALGGITRGVVIRLAKETKLEVVEKNLTRFDLYVCDEFFLTGTAAEVIGVIEIDGRIIGDGRPGSYTRLLRKKFFKYAHGKSK; from the coding sequence ATGGCGTTGAAGATTTGGCTTAATGGCAAGCTTGTAGACGAGGCGGATGCCAAGATAAGCGTTTTTGACCACGGTCTTCTTTATGGGGACGGGGTATTTGAAGGTATCCGTGTTTACAGCAGCAGGATATTTGAGCTGGATGCCCACATTAAACGTCTTTACGATTCTGCGAAGGCAATTCGGCTTGATATCCCGATGGGCAGAGATAAGCTTATCAAGGCAGTTGAAAAAACTGTCGAAGCTAACGGCGTTATCGATGGTTATATTCGGCTCGTTGTGACGCGCGGAACCGGAACTTTGGGGCTGAACCCGTTCATTTGTGAGAACGCCGGATTATTTATCATAGCTGATAACATACAGCTTTATCCGGAAGAGCTTTATGAAAAAGGGCTGAAGATAATTAGCGCAACGACGGTCCGCAATCATCCTCTGGCGATTCCGCCGCAGGTCAAAAGCATGAATTATCTCAATAATATACTGGCCAAGATTGAGGCTCTGGATGTAAATGCAGCCGAAGCGGTTATGTATAACCACGAAGGATATGTTGCCGAGGCGACCGGCGATAACGTTTTTATTGTAAAAGACGGAGTGATTTATACGCCGCCTGTTGAAGCAGGTGCATTAGGCGGGATAACTCGCGGTGTTGTTATCAGATTGGCGAAAGAAACAAAGCTTGAGGTGGTTGAAAAAAACCTGACGAGATTTGATTTATACGTTTGCGATGAGTTTTTCCTTACCGGGACGGCTGCCGAGGTAATCGGTGTTATTGAGATTGACGGCAGAATTATCGGGGACGGCAGGCCCGGATCTTATACGCGCCTATTGAGAAAGAAATTCTTCAAATACGCCCACGGAAAGAGCAAATAG
- a CDS encoding S41 family peptidase, which translates to MPKRPAPVEIPKAGTADANAVKTACELIAEGKFDTAGELINSAGSREAVQSQLSQLAEIVQEYKDITEHRKSAREDAYAERLAELEKLWVAAEANDVSDVNDVNDISKAMSVIAKVSEFADKAQKAELLSEPFTQQSFQKAIDKASELESKGKWLDAYAICYSWLQVIDENNTAYSDHAEQLIEKANIAALFQDSPCESRKERFENVKKEMFTRSIEALRLDYVSSIIDYRQMAIKAVKRCELLAEVTNLSPEARRSLAESDVSSDENRLSAWSRGLKAILDEIENSPMEVSKDKFIAIFEKVLTLNTTTVELPTQLLITQFAEAALSALDPYTVIVWPKQTDDFEKMMTNEFTGIGIEISKEKGQLTVSSLLPDTPAYYSGLDAEDMIENIDGVETKDMSLSCAVKNITGKAGTQVRLTIRRAGEDETRDITITRAKITVPTIRGWERTETGKWLYMIDTSRKIGYVHITSFSEKTASDFEDVLNQLEAEGLNGLILDLRFNSGGLLNMAIEVADKFLEEGPIVITRPRSWVSSTYAWARKEGTHPNYPLVILINSYSASASEIVAGALADPLHNRAVLVGERTHGKGSVQGIISYPKGGAQLKYTMAYYYLPSGQRVKSQDEVKKEGKDDWGVGPAVEVKLRSDEIKKMFDVQRDNDVLVRADRDKEAAPLKKHTVEESLAADPQLTVGLLVVRSKLIEESSEIRK; encoded by the coding sequence GTGCCGAAAAGACCAGCGCCTGTCGAAATACCGAAAGCTGGGACGGCAGATGCCAACGCTGTTAAAACAGCTTGTGAGCTGATTGCCGAAGGCAAATTTGATACAGCAGGCGAGCTGATAAATTCGGCCGGCAGCAGAGAGGCCGTACAATCTCAACTGAGTCAATTAGCGGAGATTGTGCAGGAATACAAGGATATAACCGAGCATCGCAAGTCGGCCCGGGAGGATGCATACGCGGAGAGGTTGGCTGAACTGGAGAAGCTTTGGGTTGCGGCAGAGGCCAACGATGTGAGCGACGTGAACGATGTAAATGATATTTCAAAGGCGATGTCGGTTATTGCGAAGGTGAGCGAGTTTGCAGATAAAGCACAAAAGGCAGAACTATTGTCTGAGCCATTCACACAGCAGAGTTTTCAAAAAGCGATAGATAAAGCAAGTGAGTTGGAGTCGAAGGGCAAGTGGCTTGACGCATACGCGATATGCTACAGCTGGCTGCAGGTCATTGATGAAAATAATACGGCGTATTCCGACCATGCGGAGCAGCTTATAGAAAAGGCCAATATAGCGGCGTTATTTCAAGATAGTCCCTGTGAGAGCCGCAAGGAACGTTTCGAAAACGTGAAGAAAGAGATGTTTACGCGGTCGATTGAGGCGCTGAGATTAGATTACGTCAGCAGCATTATTGATTATCGCCAGATGGCGATTAAAGCTGTCAAACGCTGCGAATTGCTGGCTGAGGTGACGAATTTGTCGCCAGAAGCTCGCCGCTCATTGGCTGAATCAGATGTCAGCAGCGACGAGAACCGGCTTTCGGCGTGGTCGCGCGGCCTGAAGGCGATTTTGGATGAAATAGAGAATTCGCCGATGGAAGTGAGTAAAGATAAGTTTATAGCTATTTTTGAAAAGGTGCTGACGCTGAACACAACAACTGTGGAATTACCCACACAGCTACTGATTACACAGTTTGCGGAGGCGGCGCTGTCCGCACTAGACCCTTATACGGTTATAGTTTGGCCCAAGCAGACGGATGATTTTGAAAAGATGATGACCAATGAATTTACGGGTATCGGCATAGAGATTTCAAAAGAAAAAGGGCAGCTGACGGTGTCGAGTCTTTTGCCTGATACTCCTGCATACTACTCCGGTCTCGATGCGGAGGACATGATAGAAAACATAGACGGAGTTGAAACGAAGGACATGAGTCTTTCGTGCGCTGTTAAGAATATTACCGGTAAAGCGGGTACACAAGTGAGATTGACGATAAGGCGAGCGGGTGAGGACGAGACGAGGGACATTACCATAACCCGGGCCAAGATAACTGTCCCGACAATCCGGGGCTGGGAAAGGACCGAAACCGGCAAATGGCTGTATATGATTGATACAAGCAGGAAAATCGGTTATGTCCACATTACCAGTTTTTCCGAGAAGACCGCTTCTGACTTTGAAGATGTCCTCAATCAGCTTGAGGCTGAAGGTTTGAACGGCTTGATTTTGGATTTGCGATTTAATAGCGGCGGACTTTTAAATATGGCGATAGAGGTAGCCGACAAGTTTCTCGAAGAAGGTCCGATAGTGATAACACGGCCCCGGTCGTGGGTGTCATCGACATACGCGTGGGCACGTAAGGAAGGAACTCATCCAAATTATCCGTTAGTTATACTGATAAATAGTTATTCTGCGAGCGCTTCAGAGATTGTGGCCGGAGCGCTGGCGGACCCGCTCCATAACCGGGCGGTTTTGGTTGGCGAAAGGACACACGGCAAAGGGAGCGTGCAAGGGATAATCTCGTATCCCAAGGGAGGAGCACAGTTAAAATATACGATGGCGTATTATTATTTACCTTCAGGCCAAAGGGTCAAGAGCCAGGATGAAGTGAAAAAAGAGGGGAAGGATGATTGGGGTGTCGGGCCGGCTGTCGAGGTGAAATTGAGGAGCGATGAAATTAAAAAGATGTTTGATGTGCAGAGGGATAACGACGTGCTGGTGAGAGCCGACCGCGATAAAGAGGCGGCGCCGCTGAAAAAGCATACAGTCGAAGAAAGTTTAGCAGCAGATCCCCAGCTGACGGTCGGGCTTTTGGTCGTTAGGAGCAAATTAATTGAGGAGAGTTCTGAAATCAGGAAGTAG
- the lysS gene encoding lysine--tRNA ligase, with protein MAKQEISQFERQRQEKLSRIRELGIDPYGGKYEGAEQSCDIKTRFKDGDESQRAKCAGRIVLLRDIGSLIFITLRDWSGIIQTGLSKKLLGEQWSLAKLLELGDVIGTEGQLGKTKTGEITIWADKVTLLSKSLLPPPEKFHGLSDIDLRYRQRYVDLWANPDVMELFRKRSAILRTVREYLTGRGFMEVETPMMQTIAGGAAAKPFITHHNTLDMDLFLRIAPELFLKRLLVGGMEKVFEINRNFRNEGLSTRHNPEFTMLELYQAYADYKVMMDLTEELICLLVEKYCGGEQVQFGEVTVDYSRPWRRATYAELLKEYGGCDVDDTGSVRAKAKKLGLNEASMDDAVVVNEVFEATVEERLISPTFVMDYPAALCPLTKCKKDNPKYAERFELYIAGMELANAYTELNDPAVQEENFKIQLRGQEETMATMDADFITALKYGMPPAGGLGIGIDRLAMVLTGATSIRDVVLFPLLRPVSE; from the coding sequence TTGGCAAAGCAGGAAATAAGCCAATTTGAACGGCAGAGGCAGGAAAAGCTGTCTCGTATCAGAGAATTGGGTATTGACCCTTATGGCGGTAAATACGAAGGGGCGGAGCAATCCTGTGATATTAAAACGAGGTTTAAGGATGGCGATGAGAGCCAGCGAGCCAAATGTGCCGGCAGGATTGTGCTGCTGAGGGACATCGGCAGCCTGATTTTTATAACGCTGCGTGACTGGAGCGGGATTATCCAGACGGGCCTGAGCAAAAAGCTGCTGGGTGAGCAATGGTCGCTTGCCAAGCTGCTTGAGCTTGGCGATGTAATCGGGACTGAGGGGCAATTAGGAAAGACCAAAACGGGGGAGATTACTATATGGGCCGACAAAGTAACATTGCTGAGCAAATCGCTTTTGCCGCCGCCGGAGAAATTTCACGGTTTGTCGGATATCGACCTGCGTTACCGGCAGAGGTATGTGGATTTGTGGGCCAATCCTGATGTGATGGAATTATTCAGGAAGCGAAGCGCGATTCTGCGGACGGTGCGTGAGTATTTGACCGGCCGCGGTTTTATGGAAGTCGAGACGCCGATGATGCAAACGATAGCAGGGGGAGCGGCGGCGAAGCCGTTTATCACGCATCATAATACGCTGGATATGGATTTGTTTTTGAGGATTGCGCCGGAGCTGTTTTTGAAGCGGCTTCTTGTGGGCGGGATGGAGAAAGTTTTCGAGATAAACCGCAACTTCCGCAACGAAGGGCTTAGCACGCGGCACAACCCGGAATTTACGATGCTGGAGTTGTATCAGGCATACGCTGATTACAAAGTGATGATGGATTTGACCGAGGAGCTTATCTGCCTGCTGGTGGAGAAATATTGCGGCGGCGAGCAGGTTCAATTTGGTGAAGTTACGGTTGATTATTCGAGGCCGTGGCGGCGGGCGACGTATGCGGAGTTATTAAAGGAATACGGCGGCTGCGATGTTGACGATACCGGTTCTGTCAGGGCAAAGGCGAAGAAGCTCGGTTTAAATGAAGCGAGTATGGACGATGCGGTGGTTGTCAATGAGGTGTTCGAGGCGACGGTTGAGGAGAGATTGATTTCGCCGACGTTTGTAATGGATTATCCGGCAGCATTGTGTCCGTTGACAAAATGTAAAAAAGATAATCCGAAATATGCAGAACGATTTGAGCTTTATATAGCGGGGATGGAGCTTGCTAACGCATATACGGAGCTGAATGACCCTGCGGTTCAGGAGGAGAACTTCAAAATCCAGCTTCGCGGGCAGGAAGAAACGATGGCGACGATGGACGCCGATTTTATAACTGCGCTGAAGTATGGTATGCCGCCGGCAGGGGGGCTGGGTATTGGAATTGACAGATTGGCGATGGTTTTAACCGGTGCTACGAGCATTCGTGACGTAGTGCTGTTTCCGCTTCTTAGGCCTGTCTCCGAATAA
- a CDS encoding FtsX-like permease family protein, with product MYKIILSFRYLLKKRISYLAFLAVALCVFIVVVVMTVMTGLVRDFKDSNHKWVGDCVVGTESLVGFPYYEDFMKKIEGADFIEGVSAVIKSYALIKNRDLEWNSGVEILGIDPFEHSKVTNFGETLYHRKNDAAKAFEPIYAPNLPGCVVGIDFWLRRDDRGKYDYEVRPVEAALLVSCFPLTAKGALAKAGTDMVNTKTFYYSDTVHSGLVRVDSSFVYLPFEEAQLLCGMGGAVKRASAIHIKFKPNIKLADGCGKVAALWKVFAEERKGAQQAELLNTVAVQSWKDYRREFIAAMEKEQTILTFMFALVGVTTVFIVFVVFYMIVSHKSKDIGILKSIGVSRLDIVELFSCFAFLIGLLGSAIGVFGGWLFLLKINRIEDFLFAHFGFQLWNRAMYAIGDIPNTVDSKVLAVIIVSAIGACLAGAFFPSRQAAKLEPVETLQVSQL from the coding sequence ATGTATAAAATTATTTTGTCATTTCGTTACCTGCTTAAAAAACGCATCAGTTATCTGGCATTTTTGGCAGTTGCGCTTTGCGTGTTTATAGTAGTTGTGGTGATGACAGTAATGACGGGCCTGGTGCGCGATTTTAAGGATAGTAACCATAAGTGGGTAGGTGATTGCGTGGTTGGAACCGAGTCGCTGGTTGGTTTTCCATACTATGAAGATTTTATGAAAAAGATAGAGGGAGCTGATTTTATCGAGGGAGTTTCGGCTGTTATAAAAAGCTACGCGCTGATAAAAAATCGCGACCTCGAGTGGAACAGCGGCGTGGAGATTCTGGGTATTGACCCTTTTGAACACAGCAAAGTTACCAACTTTGGTGAGACGCTGTATCACCGCAAGAACGATGCGGCCAAAGCATTTGAGCCGATTTATGCCCCGAATCTTCCCGGTTGTGTGGTAGGGATTGACTTCTGGCTGAGACGCGATGACAGGGGCAAATATGATTATGAAGTCCGTCCCGTTGAGGCGGCTCTTTTGGTGAGCTGCTTTCCTTTAACCGCTAAGGGCGCTTTGGCAAAAGCCGGGACAGACATGGTAAATACAAAAACTTTCTATTACAGCGATACTGTGCACAGCGGATTGGTGCGGGTTGATAGTTCATTTGTTTACCTGCCGTTTGAAGAGGCGCAGCTGCTTTGCGGTATGGGGGGAGCCGTCAAAAGAGCCAGTGCAATCCATATTAAGTTCAAACCGAATATTAAATTGGCAGACGGGTGTGGGAAAGTCGCCGCACTGTGGAAGGTATTTGCAGAAGAAAGAAAAGGCGCACAACAAGCGGAATTACTGAATACTGTTGCGGTGCAAAGCTGGAAAGATTATAGGCGGGAATTCATCGCGGCGATGGAAAAAGAACAGACGATACTGACGTTTATGTTTGCTCTCGTGGGAGTTACAACTGTATTTATAGTCTTTGTTGTTTTTTATATGATTGTCAGCCACAAGAGCAAGGATATCGGCATATTAAAAAGCATAGGTGTTTCGAGGCTGGATATCGTTGAATTATTTTCGTGTTTTGCTTTTTTAATAGGTCTTTTGGGCAGTGCCATCGGCGTGTTCGGCGGGTGGTTGTTTTTGCTCAAAATTAACAGGATAGAAGATTTTCTGTTCGCGCATTTTGGATTTCAGTTGTGGAACAGGGCAATGTATGCTATCGGGGATATTCCTAACACGGTTGATTCGAAGGTTTTGGCAGTGATAATAGTTTCGGCAATAGGCGCCTGTTTGGCAGGTGCGTTTTTTCCGAGCCGGCAGGCGGCGAAATTAGAGCCCGTAGAAACTTTGCAGGTGAGTCAATTATGA
- a CDS encoding polyprenyl synthetase family protein — translation MQLPAHTDISGSLPRNGVTAFRVINDELGQVKELISNELLNCPGKAGVKHLVEHQNSSGGKMIRPGLVLLAGRAVGKITDKHICIAAIMEMIHNATLLHDDVIDEGQSRRGRATVNSLWGNESAVLLGDFLLSKVFKMCADLEPHIVKIIAAAAGRTCEGELRQITQRGNWQLSETEYIDIITDKSAALFSSCCYLGGFLGGAGEAELELLSDFGLNFGIAFQITDDLLDLVGDQNKTGKSIGNDLDNGKVTLPVIHLLKTANETDKELVMGILDGGGEKGRRKRYDVLAEKLQSCGSIGYAQKRAQEFAEQAIAAIEGFNHSESKDALIELSRFAAQRVT, via the coding sequence ATGCAATTACCAGCACATACAGATATATCCGGCAGTCTGCCACGCAACGGTGTCACTGCTTTTAGAGTTATCAACGATGAATTGGGGCAGGTAAAAGAGCTGATAAGTAATGAACTGCTGAACTGTCCCGGCAAAGCCGGCGTGAAGCACCTGGTGGAGCACCAGAATAGCAGCGGCGGCAAGATGATTCGTCCGGGTCTGGTTTTGCTTGCCGGCAGAGCTGTCGGTAAAATCACAGACAAGCACATATGTATTGCGGCGATTATGGAGATGATTCACAATGCGACGCTGCTGCACGATGATGTTATAGACGAAGGGCAAAGTCGCCGAGGACGGGCTACGGTGAACAGTTTGTGGGGCAATGAGTCTGCGGTTTTACTGGGTGATTTTTTATTAAGCAAGGTTTTTAAGATGTGTGCCGATTTGGAGCCGCACATCGTGAAAATAATTGCCGCCGCCGCCGGCCGGACCTGCGAAGGCGAATTGAGGCAGATAACACAAAGAGGAAATTGGCAGTTAAGCGAAACGGAATATATCGACATAATTACTGACAAAAGCGCGGCACTTTTCAGCAGCTGTTGTTATCTTGGCGGCTTTTTAGGCGGGGCGGGCGAAGCGGAGTTAGAGTTGCTGTCTGATTTCGGTTTGAATTTCGGTATTGCGTTTCAAATTACTGATGATTTACTCGATTTGGTTGGAGACCAAAACAAGACGGGAAAGTCAATCGGCAACGACCTTGATAACGGCAAGGTGACGCTGCCGGTCATACATTTGCTCAAGACGGCAAATGAGACAGACAAAGAGCTTGTCATGGGTATTCTGGACGGTGGCGGAGAAAAAGGGCGTAGAAAGAGGTATGACGTTTTGGCTGAGAAATTACAAAGCTGCGGCAGCATCGGCTACGCGCAGAAACGGGCGCAGGAGTTTGCAGAGCAGGCAATTGCGGCGATTGAAGGATTTAATCATAGCGAAAGCAAAGACGCGTTAATCGAACTATCGCGTTTTGCTGCGCAACGGGTGACTTAA
- a CDS encoding ABC transporter ATP-binding protein, giving the protein MSNDDFILKAEGLYKSYQMGTTKVEVLKGVDLFVRQGEFAAIVGASGSGKSTLLHILGALDKPEKGAVSFEGRVLSRMGERELNKFRNKMVGFVFQFYHLLDELSVLENVFLPAMASKSVIGWLGSRRWAMSRARELLGELGLSERANHKPYQLSGGERQRVAIGRALMNEPRILLADEPTGNLDSATGNDILRVFEKLNKAGQTIVMVTHDERIAQKAGRIITLADGRVAEGKS; this is encoded by the coding sequence ATGAGTAACGACGATTTTATATTAAAGGCGGAAGGACTTTATAAATCGTATCAGATGGGCACAACAAAGGTGGAGGTGCTCAAGGGGGTGGATTTGTTTGTAAGGCAAGGTGAGTTTGCCGCGATAGTCGGGGCCTCGGGCAGCGGCAAAAGCACCCTATTGCATATATTGGGCGCTCTGGACAAACCCGAAAAAGGTGCTGTAAGCTTCGAAGGCCGTGTCTTGAGCCGGATGGGGGAGCGCGAATTGAATAAATTTCGCAATAAAATGGTAGGATTTGTTTTTCAGTTTTATCATTTATTGGACGAATTAAGTGTATTGGAAAATGTTTTCCTTCCGGCAATGGCCTCGAAAAGCGTGATTGGCTGGCTTGGCAGCCGGAGGTGGGCGATGAGCCGAGCCAGGGAATTGCTCGGCGAGCTTGGCTTGAGCGAAAGGGCCAATCATAAACCGTATCAGCTGTCGGGAGGAGAGCGGCAAAGGGTGGCTATCGGCAGGGCATTGATGAATGAGCCGAGAATACTTTTGGCAGATGAGCCGACGGGAAACCTTGACTCTGCGACAGGAAATGATATTCTAAGGGTCTTTGAGAAATTGAATAAGGCCGGCCAGACGATTGTGATGGTAACCCATGACGAAAGGATTGCCCAAAAGGCCGGGCGGATAATAACACTGGCGGACGGCAGGGTGGCAGAAGGCAAAAGTTAA
- a CDS encoding TrpB-like pyridoxal phosphate-dependent enzyme, translating into MEIKIPLQEKDIPKQWYNLAPDLPSPLLPPLGPDGKPISPDMLAPVFPMNLIEQEVSSQRWIDIPDEILDILYRWRPAPLRRAVYLERYLKTPAHIYYKDESVSPPGSHKPNTAVPQAWYNKQFGIKRLTTETGAGQWGSALAFACKLIGLECKVFMVRISFDQKPFRKLMMQVWGANCVASPSNETNAGRKVLAEIPNTPGSLGIAISEAIEQAVTDKEGKTRYSLGSVLNHVMLHQTIIGLEAKKQLKLAGEKKVDVVIGCAGGGSNFAGLSFPFVADKINGANIKIMPIEPTSCPTMTRGPFAYDFGDTACTTPLMAMYTLGHSFIPEPIHAGGLRYHGMAPLVCQAIVEGLLEPKAYPQTKCYGAALTWAKTEGYICAPETSHAIAAVIDEATKAKEEGKEKVILFNYSGHGLMDLSGYDAFLTGKLTDHELPQQDLEKFTAPLKNLPKAEMKKSGKW; encoded by the coding sequence ATGGAAATCAAAATTCCACTGCAAGAAAAGGACATCCCAAAACAATGGTATAACCTCGCCCCGGACCTGCCTTCTCCGCTGCTTCCGCCACTGGGTCCAGACGGTAAACCCATCTCGCCAGATATGCTGGCGCCGGTTTTTCCGATGAATCTCATCGAGCAGGAGGTCAGCTCACAACGCTGGATCGATATACCCGATGAAATCCTTGATATCCTCTATAGGTGGCGGCCGGCCCCCCTAAGAAGGGCCGTTTACCTCGAAAGATATTTGAAAACCCCCGCCCATATCTATTACAAGGATGAGAGCGTCAGTCCCCCCGGCAGCCACAAGCCGAACACCGCCGTCCCGCAGGCCTGGTACAACAAACAATTCGGCATCAAACGATTAACGACAGAAACCGGCGCAGGACAATGGGGCAGCGCGCTGGCCTTTGCCTGCAAACTGATTGGCCTTGAATGCAAGGTCTTTATGGTTAGAATCAGTTTTGACCAGAAGCCCTTCAGAAAACTTATGATGCAGGTCTGGGGCGCAAATTGTGTTGCAAGCCCCAGCAACGAAACCAACGCGGGAAGAAAAGTCCTCGCTGAAATACCTAATACCCCTGGCTCGCTCGGAATTGCCATCAGCGAAGCCATCGAGCAGGCCGTCACTGACAAGGAAGGCAAAACAAGATACTCGCTCGGCAGCGTTCTCAATCACGTTATGCTGCATCAGACAATCATCGGACTCGAGGCCAAAAAGCAGCTGAAACTCGCCGGCGAAAAAAAAGTTGACGTCGTTATCGGCTGCGCCGGCGGCGGCAGCAACTTCGCAGGCCTGTCTTTTCCGTTCGTCGCTGACAAAATCAACGGCGCTAATATCAAAATTATGCCCATCGAGCCGACATCCTGTCCCACAATGACTCGCGGCCCGTTCGCTTATGATTTCGGCGACACCGCCTGCACGACGCCCCTTATGGCAATGTACACCCTCGGACATTCCTTCATCCCGGAGCCTATTCACGCCGGTGGATTGCGATATCACGGTATGGCACCGCTTGTCTGTCAGGCCATCGTCGAAGGGCTCCTTGAACCAAAGGCATATCCGCAGACCAAATGCTATGGAGCTGCCCTTACCTGGGCCAAGACCGAAGGCTATATTTGCGCGCCGGAAACAAGTCACGCCATCGCGGCAGTCATTGACGAAGCTACAAAAGCCAAAGAGGAAGGCAAAGAAAAAGTCATTCTGTTCAACTACAGCGGACACGGGCTTATGGACCTCTCCGGCTATGATGCGTTCCTGACAGGAAAACTAACCGACCACGAGTTGCCGCAGCAGGACCTTGAAAAATTCACCGCACCCTTGAAAAATCTTCCCAAAGCCGAAATGAAAAAATCAGGAAAATGGTAA
- a CDS encoding FtsX-like permease family protein — MLKLFLWLRYLRKKKIVLLSIAAVALSASLLIVVASLFGGFIDAFEKSAVEVMGDVVLEPPIIKFPKYQELIRRLEQESTVESAAATLSAGGLLHLGKGNVRGVGIWGVSNLNTRFSKLERISGNEHPVSRDEQQVSGFVGIGVVAKPDEQTDEYDFEAAKKVIGQEAVLTTGAVVKAQDSSDGVTVRRKTIRFTITDVVFTGVYYLDKGLVYLPIEEVQRVLYPNESEGVAGQIQIKLRAGAETDAALAQIRNVWEGFAAEQLDWEPQLIKETEIVTARQMQSRHVAEFRKQMRILMLIFGVISLSVVLLIFCIFYMIIETRQKDIAIIKSCGATNGTVALIFVGFGVCVGLVGSGIGMILGDIVTKNINTIEEWIRIIFGLKLWKSSVYMFSKIPNEVDWDWALLIALSAVFAAAVGALIPAIVAVRTKPVNVLRYE; from the coding sequence ATGCTGAAATTGTTTCTATGGCTGCGATATCTGCGCAAGAAAAAGATTGTGCTTTTGAGTATAGCGGCGGTTGCGTTGTCGGCATCGCTATTGATAGTTGTTGCCAGTTTGTTCGGCGGTTTTATCGATGCATTCGAGAAAAGCGCAGTTGAAGTGATGGGGGATGTGGTTTTGGAGCCTCCGATTATTAAGTTTCCAAAATACCAGGAGCTTATCCGGCGTTTAGAACAGGAGAGCACGGTGGAATCGGCGGCTGCGACTCTGTCGGCTGGGGGGCTGCTGCATCTGGGCAAAGGCAATGTTCGCGGAGTGGGGATTTGGGGGGTCTCGAATCTCAATACCCGATTCTCGAAACTCGAACGAATATCAGGGAATGAGCATCCGGTATCAAGGGACGAGCAACAGGTGAGCGGATTCGTGGGAATCGGTGTGGTGGCGAAGCCTGATGAACAGACAGATGAGTATGATTTTGAAGCGGCTAAAAAGGTGATTGGTCAGGAAGCTGTTCTTACAACGGGGGCGGTAGTAAAAGCGCAAGATAGTAGCGATGGGGTGACGGTCAGGAGAAAGACCATAAGATTTACAATTACGGATGTTGTTTTCACTGGTGTTTATTATCTTGATAAGGGATTGGTGTATCTGCCTATAGAAGAAGTTCAAAGAGTTTTGTATCCGAACGAAAGTGAAGGTGTTGCAGGTCAGATTCAAATTAAGCTGAGGGCGGGAGCCGAGACAGATGCGGCACTTGCGCAGATTCGCAACGTGTGGGAGGGTTTTGCCGCGGAACAGCTTGACTGGGAGCCGCAACTTATAAAAGAGACGGAAATTGTTACGGCCAGGCAAATGCAAAGCAGACACGTGGCGGAGTTTCGAAAGCAGATGAGAATATTGATGTTGATATTCGGTGTTATAAGTTTGAGTGTAGTCCTGCTGATTTTTTGCATATTCTATATGATAATCGAGACGCGGCAGAAGGACATAGCGATAATAAAAAGCTGCGGGGCGACGAACGGAACGGTGGCGTTGATTTTTGTCGGGTTCGGCGTCTGTGTGGGGCTGGTAGGTTCGGGGATAGGTATGATACTGGGTGATATTGTAACAAAGAATATAAACACCATCGAAGAATGGATAAGGATAATCTTTGGTTTGAAGCTTTGGAAGAGCAGCGTTTATATGTTCAGCAAGATACCGAACGAAGTTGATTGGGACTGGGCTTTGCTTATAGCGCTGTCGGCTGTTTTTGCGGCGGCTGTGGGGGCGCTGATACCGGCGATTGTCGCGGTAAGGACCAAGCCGGTCAATGTATTAAGGTATGAATAA